The Setaria viridis chromosome 6, Setaria_viridis_v4.0, whole genome shotgun sequence genome contains a region encoding:
- the LOC117861557 gene encoding cytochrome P450 736A117 has product MENTTATSMTTSSPLPYTNTLMHTKFLLVLLPVISSVLLLLGARRGKKWLAVVGNGNRLPPSPWRLPVIGNLHQLGRLPHRSLRALAASHGPVMLLRLGQVPAVVVSSADAAREVMQAQDHVFASRPSLTIPRRLLYGCTDIAFAPHGPYWRGARKMSVRHLLSPARVRAYRAVREQEVAALARRVAEHGAGIVRLSELLNGFAKDVAGRIVLGVRAAGDSGWRARVDALLEESNALLAAFHVGDYVPWLSWVSAVDGTDARVRRAFQRIDRILDEIVDAAAATGGEISPSSAVEEADGEAFIHVLLSLQQKDDEAPGTAELRLTRDNVKALLEDLFGAGTEATIIVLEWAMAELLRNKEAMHKLQLEVRRQARTTSNHSNLIREQDLPGMEYLRAVIKETMRLHTPGPLLLPHKSMEATRLGGGRYDVPSGTTVIVNAWAIGRDPSAWESPEEFRPERFVGSAVDFRGRHFQLIPFGAGRRMCPGVNLAMAVVELALANLVARFDWALPDGEPVMDMEETPGCTSWKRAPLRAVATQHYC; this is encoded by the exons ATGGAGAACACAACAGCAACCAGCATGACGACATCGTCGCCGCTCCCATATACTAACACGCTCATGCACACCAAgttcctcctcgtgctccttcCCGTCATCTCATCCGTGTTGTTGCTACTCGGTGCACGCCGCGGCAAGAAATGGCTGGCGGTGGTCGGCAATGGCAACCGCCTGCCGCCCTCTCCGTGGAGACTCCCCGTCATCGGCAACCTTCACCAGCTCGGCCGCCTCCCTCACCGCTCGCTGCGCGCACTCGCCGCGTCGCACGGCCCCGTcatgctcctccgcctcgggcaggtgcccgccgtcgtcgtctcatCGGCGGACGCCGCGCGGGAGGTGATGCAGGCGCAGGACCACGTGTTCGCCAGCCGGCCCTCGCTCACCATCCCGAGGAGGCTCCTGTACGGCTGCACCGACATCGCCTTCGCGCCACACGGGCCCTACTGGCGCGGCGCGCGCAAGATGAGCGTGCGCCACCTCCTGAGCCCGGCGAGGGTGCGCGCCTACCGCGCCGTCCgggagcaggaggtggcggcgctggccCGGAGAGTCGCCGAGCACGGCGCCGGCATCGTGCGGCTTAGCGAGCTCCTGAACGGCTTCGCCAAGGACGTCGCCGGCAGGATCGTGCTCGGggtgcgcgccgccggcgacagcgGGTGGCGCGCCAGGGTGGACGCGCTGCTGGAGGAGAGCAACGCGCTGCTCGCCGCGTTCCATGTCGGCGACTACGTCCCGTGGCTCTCGTGGGTCAGCGCCGTCGACGGCACCGACGCCAGGGTGCGGAGGGCATTCCAGAGGATCGACCGGATCCTCGACGAGATcgtggacgccgccgcggcaaCGGGCGGCGAGATCTCACCGTCTTCAGCGGTAGAAGAAGCGGATGGCGAGGCATTCATCCACGTGTTGCTGTCGCTCCAGCAGAAGGACGACGAAGCTCCTGGGACAGCGGAGTTGCGCCTCACCAGGGACAACGTCAAGGCTCTCTTAGAG GACTTGTTCGGCGCCGGGACAGAGGCAACGATCATCGTCTTGGAGTGGGCCATGGCGGAGCTGCTCCGGAACAAGGAAGCCATGCACAAGCTGCAACTCGAGGTGAGACGACAAGCTCGGACCACCAGCAACCATAGCAACCTGATCAGGGAGCAAGACCTGCCGGGAATGGAGTACCTGAGGGCCGTGATCAAGGAGACGATGCGCCTGCACACGCCGGGTCCCCTGCTGCTCCCGCACAAGTCGATGGAGGCCacccggctcggcggcggccggtacGACGTCCCCAGCGGCACCACGGTGATCGTGAACGCGTGGGCCATCGGCAGGGACCCGTCGGCGTGGGAGTCGCCGGAGGAGTTCCGGCCAGAGAGGTTCGTCGGCAGTGCGGTGGACTTCCGGGGCCGGCACTTCCAGCTGATCCCGttcggcgccgggcggcggatgTGCCCCGGGGTGAACCTCGCCATGGCCGTCGTGGAGCTCGCGCTCGCCAACCTCGTGGCGCGGTTCGACTGGGCGCTGCCGGACGGCGAGCCGGTGATGGACATGGAGGAGACGCCCGGGTGCACGTCGTGGAAGAGGGCCCCGCTCCGCGCCGTTGCCACGCAGCACTATTGTTAA
- the LOC117860521 gene encoding nucleolin 2 isoform X2 has protein sequence MSGSSYTICLSCSAMNNCFLLGILLGWSVQAVSLILERSERSAVACSTRSTQRPKVLHWECSPKALHRTCSLKVLHRTCSLKVLHRKCSIKVLHRMCSPNVRVRPDKVSKMTTIMFWDLAPDVGYYQVSNLLKDINGVIDISFSSTRHRAVVHFATAIAAQAALCLLTGSCLMGRPLKFAWFDKNSYDPNRDTLPAMELLPGRVPRTIYIEGFDSSLSITEIRSMLKSHFDRSRLHGRRIITPQNPDGTSTGKPS, from the exons ATGTCAGGGTCGTCATACACGATCTGTCTCTCATGCTCGGCGATGAACAATTGCTTCCTCTTGGGGATTCTACTTGGGTGGTCAGTCCAAGCGGTGAGTCTCATCTTGGAAAGGTCTGAGCGATCCGCCGTAGCTTGCTCAACTCGTTCAACCCAGCG CCCAAAGGTCCTCCACTGGGAGTGCAGCCCAAAGGCCCTCCACCGGACATGCAGCCTAAAGGTCCTACACCGGACATGCAGCCTAAAGGTCCTACACCGGAAGTGCAGCATAAAAGTCCTACACCGAATGTGCAGCCCAAATGTCAGAGTTCGTCCAGACAAAGTGTCAAAAATGACCACAATCATGTTTTGGGACTTGGCCCCAGATGTCGGCTATTATCAAGT GAGTAATCTTTTGAAGGACATCAATGGGGTTATTGACATTTCTTTCAGTAGTACAAGACACCGAGCAGTTGTACACTTTGCTACAGCAATTGCTGCTCAGGCG GCACTTTGTCTGCTTACTGGGAGTTGCCTGATGGGGCGTCCACTCAAATTTGCATGGTTTGATAAGAACAGCTATGATCCTAACAG AGATACTCTTCCTGCAATGGAGTTACTGCCTGGTAGAGTACCTCGCACCATCTACATTGAGGGCTTCGATTCATCTCTCAGTATCACAGAG ATCAGAAGCATGCTCAAATCTCATTTCGACCGTAGTCGACTACATGGCCGACGCATTATCACCCCACAGAATCCAGATGGCACAAGCACAGGGAAACCAAGTTGA